From Bicyclus anynana chromosome 18, ilBicAnyn1.1, whole genome shotgun sequence, a single genomic window includes:
- the LOC112046092 gene encoding zinc finger protein 510, which produces MISNILLNKIVTRQHDFCCICLKTIQGTPINIEDEVVLKDNVMKIQDVLSLVLGYEICNNISVFEILCKACTHAAVDCLNFIMTTKETSELLNKAICNLSTCLDKTVEPSHKDKTLYLTIDTCNMESKHYFYHKTANTSNIALKRLHNILHSKPKIKKEIKKEYQRSLQQNTQIEIDPNTVEMDLEDDLQEDTKPKRKRSYFSIPMKTKEMLCDKTDCTTFKCKVCLKFYPSLTSLRNHYIRVHAPKNHKCRICSKKFASLTLLEAHKKLSHCTVVCSECGKTYHNRHSLKMHEIGHHFKIVCEGCGRVYKSQTTYKKHLDLNICGQNTRALHANAQFTCDYCNKKYTQKVSLRVHIQYEHCNYKGHICKWCNKSFYAQSRLKAHILKHTQEKNFPCDICGGRFISKESLLYHTRIHTGERPYKCDLCSRRFLSASRRSDHFKRHHSGSVTNDRFDNTFNIQWQALKSE; this is translated from the exons atGATATCCAACATTCTGCTCAACAAGATTGTTACTCGGCAACACGATTTTTGCTGCATATGTTTAAAAACAATACAGGGTACACCTATTAATATCGAAGATGAAGTTGTCCTGAAGGATAATGTTATGAAAATTCAGGATGTTTTGTCACTTGTTTTAGGTTATGAG ATCTGCAACAATATATCTGTATTTGAAATTTTGTGCAAGGCTTGCACTCACGCTGCTGTTGACTGCTTAAACTTCATAATGACAACAAAAGAAACATCAGAACTATTAAACAAAGCTATTTGTAACCTATCAACATGTTTGGACAAAACTGTGGAACCCTCACACAAAGATAAAACACTGTACCTCACAATAGATACCTGTAATATGGAATCAAAACATTACTTCTATCATAAGACTGCAAATACATCAAACATTGCACTAAAAAGGCTTCACAACATATTACATTCAAagcctaaaattaaaaaagagatAAAAAAGGAGTATCAGAGGAGTTTACAACAAAATACACAGATTGAAATTGACCCAAACACCGTGGAGATGGATTTAGAAGATGATTTACAAGAAGATACTAAACCAAAGAGAAAGAGATCATATTTCTCTATTCCcatgaaaacaaaagaaatgctTTGTGATAAAACTGATTGCAcaacatttaaatgtaaagtTTGCTTGAAATTCTATCCAAGTTTGACCAGTCTGAGGAATCATTATATAAGAGTTCACGCCCCAAAAAATCACAAATGTCGGATATGCAGTAAAAAGTTTGCTTCATTGACACTATTAGAAGCTCACAAAAAACTAAGTCATTGTACAGTTGTTTGCAGCGAGTGCGGTAAAACTTATCATAATCGTCATTCCCTCAAAATGCATGAAATCGGTCATCATTTCAAAATTGTTTGTGAGGGATGTGGAAGAGTTTACAAAAGCCAAACAACGTATAAGAaacatttagatttaaatatatgCGGGCAAAACACCAGAGCATTGCATGCCAATGCTCAGTTTACATGtgattattgtaacaaaaagtACACTCAAAAAGTTTCCCTGCGTGTACACATTCAATACGAACACTGTAACTACAAGGGCCACATCTGCAAATGGTGCAATAAATCATTCTACGCACAGAGTAGACTGAAAGCGCATATACTCAAGCATACGCAAGAGAAAAATTTCCCATGCGACATATGCGGTGGGAGATTCATATCAAAAGAGTCGCTGTTGTACCATACGAGAATACACACAGGTGAACGACCTTACAAGTGTGATTTATGCAGCCGAAGGTTTTTGTCAGCTTCCAGGAGATCAGACCATTTTAAACGTCATCACTCTGGCAGTGTTACTAATGATAGGTTTGACAATACCTTCAACATACAATGGCAGGCTTTGAAATcagaatag